AAGTGAGTCAATGTGACTACTTACAATACAGTCATGGTCTAATTATTTGCAGATGTCTGGAGGCCTTTGCCTGAGTGGCTCGGTGGGGAGCAACCATATGACCTGAACTCCTGGCAGGAATCGGAGACTGCACTCGCCCTTGCGGAAACGCTAGACGAGGACGCCGTCATTGTGGAGGGTTACGCCGAGTATGCCACTTGGCGACCTCATCTAGCTTACCTACGAGACCCTTATGGGGATCCAGACATGGAAATGGAGTTAGACGGTGTAGGCGGTGTCAGCATCCTTGCGAAAGCGCAGGTATTCCGTGCCGGAGTCCATTTCCCAGCTTTTAGCTTTGAAAAGCATGCCGAAACAGAAGGATTTGGCAAGGTACGGCTTCCCGTTGAAGATAATTGCTGAATCCTGTCACTAAATGCATCTAGATGGCCAAGCGTATGGGATTCTCTGTCGTTGGCCTCCCTCATTACACAATCTGGCATTTGTATGAGCCGAGCGTGGACGATCTTAAACatatggaggagatggagtcCGAACGAAAAGcccgcgaggaggaagagaggtgGCAAGCCGAACGTGCAGAGCGCACTGAAACCTATTACAAGGATACGAGGATTGAATCGGAAATTGACAATGCATTTGTCCGTGAGgctgcgaaggaggaagctgaagataGAGAGATGCGCGACTCGGAGAACAAGGAACCGAGCGATGTTGAACTCGACAACCTAGCGGCAGACCAGAGCGAGTCTGATAGCCCACAGGTGGATGGTCAAAAGAAGCCTGCTCCCCAGAAGCCGCAAATTAATAACTAAACGACTGCTGGGGACTGTGCAACTGGATGCCCACATAATTGGGCCCTGTGCTGGCCATAGGGTGATTATTCTCTTGACGAAACATTGATCTAGTTGTACTTCTGTAAATGGTTGGCGTTGTTAGAGGTATCTTATTTTGATAATCTTTTTTGACTGGTTCGAGCAGTAATTCCAGTGCATAGATGAAATACTAATAGAATGAAACCGAAGAATCCTTTATACAATTCCATTGTCGTCATCCATGTCCGCAGGCTGGCCCTGAGCTGTGCCTGAGTACCTGACTCCTGAGTGCTCATTAAGCAGTGGTCCGTGCGTGGCCCCACGGCCGTCGCGCTTCAAGAATTAATGGCACGCGTTCCGTGTCGACTCAAGACCACATCTAACCCCAAATTCAAGCTGGGATTCAGACGGCGGTATCCTCTCATAACCAACTTGTGTACAGAGGACCAAAGGGgccaaagaaaaaaaaatgtcAACCCAAACCACACCCAGTATCCTCTTCACCCACCAGTCCCCGCAGCAGGGCTTCCGACTCCTCGAACTCCCGCCCGAACTCGCGGAGCTGTTGTCTTCCGATAACCCCCCAACGTGAGTTTTGCAGATCAGGATGGAATAAATTCATTGAATGAACCCCGCCTATTTCCTGGGTGGTGGGTTGTTTCTATGTGACCATTGAGTACAATTCTAATCGTTCCAATCCATCTAGATTAGAACTCAAATCCCCCGATCCCTCGACGAGCACTCGCAATGGCTCGAGCTCGACCACGCTCAACTCCGAATACGTGAATCTTTGCACCCCGTCTGAGACATACTCGATTCGCCAGGTCCAATCGTCCAACTCGCTGCACATCCTCCGACCGAGTAACGGCGCTGGAGTCAATAAAAATGACCTGCGAATTGTCGGAGCCGGTGGGACAGAACAGGAAGATAGCGAGGAAGATGTCGATATGGATACCGAGAATGATCTTAATATCGAAGGCACTGTCACGTCTGTCGCGAAGTGTGGATCGACATTGGAATTGCATAGGCCTGCGGAGGGTTTTTCGGCTAAGCCGTTTTTCAGGTCGTTGCTGAATGTTTATGACAAGGGGACTTGGGAAGATGGGAGTGGGGAGTCGAGTCTGGCAGACGCGGAGGccacgaggatgaggacagAAGCCCTCGATGGCTTACTCGCTGATGTTCCTGTGTCGAGAGCTCAGTGTAAGCGTGACTGGGTGGAAATATGTGCGTTTGTTCTCCCGCGCGGGTCTGCTGCATCAGGGAATAATGGGATGCCATTGTGCTGGCTGCCCCCGGCTGAAATGAAACTGGAAGTGTGGAAAAGGGTTGTCGAGGGTTCGGTGCTGCAAGGGATTGATTTGGGGGCGCAGTTCCTGGTGAAGGACCTGTGGAAATCCGtccttgatgatgaaggactTGCGCCGTTTCCACGTCCGTTATTTGAGGCAGTTATTAGGAGGATCTGCGAGCTACCTGAAGGGGCTGAGCGGGATTTTGCCGAGTCCGAGATGAAGTGTGAGCCTTGACTGGTTTCTTGACGATTACACGGGCCATTGAGCTGACCGATTTAGGGGCGAGCATTGATAAGCAGGCGTGCATTCAATGGGTGGGAGAGGTTTATCTAGAGGCCAAGGCAACGGGCACCACCTCCGCTATTGACGAGAGTGAGTTTACAAATGCTTGGAAAGACCAGCTTCCCGAGTCATGGAGGGAAGACGTCTCGAAATCCATTTTACCCGTAAGTGGTAAACTATCACTACTATTGCTGGTTCAGCGATTTGTATTCTCGCTAACATTGAGCTAGGACAATTGCTATATGCATCCCGAGCCAAAAACCATATGTTTCGCCACTGAAACCGATCGACAGAAAGTCAAGAAGAATCTTCCCACGGACACCAATGCCGCAACGGCCGCTAAGAAAACGAGGAACTGGCATGAATTGTTCAAGAACCAGAAGAGACAGAAACGATGAATCAATGACTGTTGTGCGTGTATGCAAAGCCTTCTATGTCTAGTTGGCGTAAACCTGGCACTCAACACCATGCGTACTTCTCGTTCAAAAACCATTCCACGTGCTCGTCTGGCTTGCCGCTCCATCTAAGAGACGCAATACTTTCTTTTTCGCGGTGAACTACTTCAGCAGTCGGGTCCAATAAAGCCACGGCCTTTTCGAGAAGCGGGCTTGGGTTCCAGAACGTAACATTCGACATATTCCACTCGTGCGCCTCCAGTTGGGCACGCCTGAGGATTGCAGCCATCGCCTTGACCGTCATCTCGGTCTCTTCCGGAGAGTTGGGCTCGTTGTACACCCATCGGAGAATATACAATGTGTTCTCTGCTGGTGTGGCGCCAAAATTTCTGTTCCAGGCACAGTACACCTTCGCATCGTCGTTGCCGGCGCCCTTTACCATAGGCGTCTCTCTGTTAGGGTGGAGCTTTTGAGAATAAAACTCCTCCCTCGCCCAGTGCCATAGAAAGTGGTTGAAATCCGGAGCAATTGCAATTTTTGGGTCAGAGGACTTCAGCGAAGCCTGTCGCAGAAGCGCTCGCTCTTTATCAAGAACGCTAGTGCTGCACATGCAACGTTGAACGTCCTCGGAGCGCAGTACTCGCACCCCTGACAGCTTGCTCGGTGTACTGATAGTTGAATGTTCCTCCCTGGAAATAGGCGGAAGAGCAAAGTGTGAAGATGGGTGTGCCTGCCAGCCAAACTGGGCATAGAACCTTTTGCCGATATCGGAAAACAAAACACTGAATAGTGGTCTCTCTTTGGGTTCGACCTCCGTCTGCCACTTATCTATTTTCTTGCTCAGGTCCTCCAGCATTCTCTTTGCATAGCCTTTGCCTCTGAACTCTGGCCGACAATAAACACTTCCGACACCCTGAGCTGGCGCTTCTTCCACTTTTCCGCCACGGGCCACCATCGCCGTCTTTCTGTACGTTTCACAAGAACTGAGGATTGTTCTCGCATTTTCCGGCTGTCGACGGTCAACTAGAATCCAGCAAATCAATCCTCTCTTGGTCAATTGCTGTTGGAGTAGTGTATCCTCCCGCGCAAGATACGAGTCGAGATCCAACGGACCCTTCCATTCCGTGCTGTTCAGCTTGATGGACTCGACACGTTCCGTTGGTGTCGCCCGAGCCAGGACCAGCTCGGGAGAGTCTCCTGGAGGCAACTCGATGTCTGTGTAAGCGGCAATCATATTTCCAATCGAACTATTTCACGGAATGTCCTTGATAGCGCGGGGCAAAGCGAGAAAGATGTGAGTAGAGTACTGCAACAGGGCAGGTGGAGTTGATGGATCATAAGAAGTAAAAAAGATTGCGTTACCGGTCATGAGGGTCCACGGCCATTGATATAGGAATTGGAGAACAGAGGCAATGGGGTTCCCCAGGATAGCGGCGTAGTTTCCATTTGTCACTCCCGATGGCAAGCGATGACAAGCGGGAGCCATGTGAGCCCCAGAGGTTGTACCTGCTTTTCTTGGCCAATCCCGGGCTGACGTCAGACACCAGCTGTAATGTAAGTTACTGGTTATACAGTGATTCAGTGAATTCTGTACTCTGTGACTAAGTATTGTTCCATAAAATACGTAGTTTTTCGTGTAATTTCACACATATCCCCAGCTTCGAGTTGAATCTCCATTCACTCATTCACTCCAATGAGGGGCTCTTGAGCTTCGAGGGCTTGGTTTCTCGGTGCCCATGAAAGAATCCTTAGCAATAAGGATAAGAATGCGCTTCCAGGGGCGCGATGGCCTTTAAAAAGAAGCACAAGAATAGCCAATAGAGTGACTGGCAACTGAGAGCAATCTAAAGGATCTGCGGGGCCCTTGTTAATGCAGTTGTCCATATCTTCAATCCAGAGCTCCCGCAGCCCCACCATtaccttcttctcccaagGCGTAAACAACAGAACTCACAGATTTGCCCAACGGCTGTGAAGAGATTTGCAGATGCTTCGATACTGATTCGATAAAGTGCTGCGATATTCACTACTCGAGTTTATCTCGTCTTTATCTGGCCACTGGTCGTCAGGACAGGCCTGTGTTGTGCTACCCCCTCACGTGGTTTGGGCTGGATGCATCTGCCCTTTTTTAAGTTCttctttcatcttcatctgcagTCAACAAAGATTTGAaactttcttctctttttcctttttggtTCCTGTCAGGCGGACATCTATTCTCCCTTGCTTAATCTATACATATCCACGGTATCTCGTAGAGGGGCCCACCAGCCTATCCAGATCTCCACTGGTACCCTTCGGCTGATCTGCGTCTGATCCCAGTGGCACGTCCCCAAGACCTCGAGTTCTCTGCTTTGGATATTTTGCGATACAATACCCGGTTTATATGTGTCGACTCGAGATAAAAGGTTATTTTGGAACCGGATGTGCATTGACAACCATCGTCGAGAGTTTGCCTCTGGACAATCATCCGATAACCTTAAGTGTCATCGGGAATTGAACCACTCAGAACTCTCTGAACCTCACAGCAACCTCTACCCTCTTTGTTTCTATAATATTTGGCACCTAAAGTCGCTTTGGAAACATCGTGTCCTTCTTTCATTATCTAACCTACTGGGCCTTTTCGCTCGAAAATGAACAACTGGAGCCTTCAACGAGAACCTCCATTCGAAGCGGACAAAGCGGCATATATTTCTCTATCTAGTGATGACATATCCGTTTCGTCCGACAACGAACTCCCTAGACAGGATGACACCTGGGCTCCTGACTTTGACGGAGAAATCCCCACGGAAGATGTTATAGGCAGGCTTCAAAAGAAGCAGAGAGTCCATGGCTGGAGTGACACCCCTCTTACTCAAGATTCCTTTGCGCCGTTTGTGTCCCTGGGCCCTGTTGCTTCACAAATCCCCCAAATTTCACAGGATACGGATTTGATCCCATCGGTAGAACCAGCAGACGACGAGACTGATGCGTTGCTATTACAAGTCTTTGACACATTTCCAGATATCAGTCACACATACGTCACTGATCTAATAGCTCGGCATAGAGATTTCCTGGCGCTTGACTCAGGTGTCAGTGCAAATGGCATCGACTTAGCATTCTACAGAGATGCTGTCTATGAGGAAATTCTGGCGCAGAAGTCATACCCTAAACAAGACAATGAGaatgggaaaagaaaaagggaagaatCACACTCGAGCGAAAATGGCTGGGAGTCAGACAAAACACACCAGACAAACGCGCATATATATTCGGAAGCAGCGTAAGTTAACACTTATCCCAACGGGATTTCATTCGCAAACTAACCTACAAAGGGCCGCTGTTCTAGCAAACGAGTTTCCGTATATCCCCATCCAATACGTCAAGAAAATCCTCCGAGAGAAGGAGCGCCTCTACCATGCTTACCTGGCCCTTCGCTTAGACGAAACTCTGGTTGAGAAACGGATGAATCCATACGTGAGGTTGAAAAATCGGAGGAATGCTGGATCATCAAGAATATTAGAATCGCTCCCTGGGGTTATCACGCGCGAGTTTAACGCGGCAAAAGAACAGGCACAAAAGCTGCAAAGTAAGTTCTATAACTAGATAACTGAGACATTCACAGTTTACTAATCTGTACTTTATAGGTGATatacagaagaagaaggagaaagaggaagcagagaaggCCAACGAAGAGGAACACACTCGTATTGGCAATCTTATCGAATGTCAGTGCTGCTATAGCGATGTTCCAGCAAATCGGTGCCTGCCCTGCGAAGGAATCGAGATtcatttcttctgcttcacTTGTATTCGCAAATCCGCCGATACCCAGATAGGGCTTATGAAGTACACCCTGCAGTGCTTCGATGTCAGTGGATGCCAGGCTCCATTTGCTCGGTCTGAGCTCAGGGAAGTCTTAGGTTCATTGGTCATGGACAAGCTAGACTCTCTCGAACAAGAAGACGAGATCCAGAAGGCGGGGTTAGAAGGCCTGGAGGACTGTCCCTTCTGCTCTTTCAAGGCAGTCCTGCCCCCTGTGGAAGAAGACAGAGAATTTCGCTGCGAGAGCTCTTCATGCAGGGTAACTAGCTGTCGCCTTTGCAAAGAGAAAAGCCATATACCTATGACCTGCGAAGAACTTCGAAAGGATAAAGGGCTCTCTGAACGGCACCAGGTTGAAGAAGCCATGAGTAAAGCTCTCATTCGAAAATGTCCCAAGTGCCAGGTCCAAATCGTCAAGGAGTTCGGGTGCAACAAGATGACATGTACCAAATGCCATACTTTGATGTGCTACATATGCCAGAAGGATATCACAAAAGACTCATACCGCCATTTTAAACCTGGTGGCTGTCCGCAGGATGACATGAACACGCAGTACAATGAAGTTCTGAAAGCTGAACGGACGGCAATCGATAAGATCCTTGCCGAGAACCCAGAAATAACTGAAGAGCAGATCCGAGTGGGACATGTCAAATCCCAGAGATATCAACGACGGTATACTGCCGGAGCTCCAATGTTCCCTGCCGGAGCTCCTATGTACCCCCCAGATTATTTCCTGCACCCAGGTCTTTTCGGCGTCTACCATGGACAAATGGCTCGGAATTTAACCCAGAATGCAGCCCAGCTTGGGTATTATGGCCAACCTGAACAAGAAGGTATAGCTGACAGAAGAGCTGCTCCCGCATTTACCACTAACCAGGAAGATGGTCAAGTTGGCAACCCAGCACAACAGCACACCAGAAGGGCCCAGTATGAACCTTTTCAGGGCCTCCACCATAACCTATATCTCCAACCTAATGCCGCAACTCATGTCCCAGTTCCTGTACATGGCCGCGAATATCCTCCCTGGGCCAGATTCGATGGCAGAAATGCGCAATATGATATGTTTCAACCTGA
Above is a window of Aspergillus puulaauensis MK2 DNA, chromosome 2, nearly complete sequence DNA encoding:
- a CDS encoding putative sister chromatid cohesion protein Dcc1 (COG:D;~EggNog:ENOG410PSDP;~InterPro:IPR019128;~PFAM:PF09724;~go_component: GO:0031390 - Ctf18 RFC-like complex [Evidence IEA];~go_process: GO:0007064 - mitotic sister chromatid cohesion [Evidence IEA]); amino-acid sequence: MSTQTTPSILFTHQSPQQGFRLLELPPELAELLSSDNPPTLELKSPDPSTSTRNGSSSTTLNSEYVNLCTPSETYSIRQVQSSNSLHILRPSNGAGVNKNDLRIVGAGGTEQEDSEEDVDMDTENDLNIEGTVTSVAKCGSTLELHRPAEGFSAKPFFRSLLNVYDKGTWEDGSGESSLADAEATRMRTEALDGLLADVPVSRAQCKRDWVEICAFVLPRGSAASGNNGMPLCWLPPAEMKLEVWKRVVEGSVLQGIDLGAQFLVKDLWKSVLDDEGLAPFPRPLFEAVIRRICELPEGAERDFAESEMKWASIDKQACIQWVGEVYLEAKATGTTSAIDESEFTNAWKDQLPESWREDVSKSILPDNCYMHPEPKTICFATETDRQKVKKNLPTDTNAATAAKKTRNWHELFKNQKRQKR
- a CDS encoding uncharacterized protein (COG:S;~EggNog:ENOG410PJ7F;~InterPro:IPR016181), whose protein sequence is MIAAYTDIELPPGDSPELVLARATPTERVESIKLNSTEWKGPLDLDSYLAREDTLLQQQLTKRGLICWILVDRRQPENARTILSSCETYRKTAMVARGGKVEEAPAQGVGSVYCRPEFRGKGYAKRMLEDLSKKIDKWQTEVEPKERPLFSVLFSDIGKRFYAQFGWQAHPSSHFALPPISREEHSTISTPSKLSGVRVLRSEDVQRCMCSTSVLDKERALLRQASLKSSDPKIAIAPDFNHFLWHWAREEFYSQKLHPNRETPMVKGAGNDDAKVYCAWNRNFGATPAENTLYILRWVYNEPNSPEETEMTVKAMAAILRRAQLEAHEWNMSNVTFWNPSPLLEKAVALLDPTAEVVHREKESIASLRWSGKPDEHVEWFLNEKYAWC
- a CDS encoding E3 ubiquitin-protein ligase RNF216 (COG:O;~EggNog:ENOG410PIRM;~InterPro:IPR002867,IPR044066;~PFAM:PF01485) encodes the protein MNNWSLQREPPFEADKAAYISLSSDDISVSSDNELPRQDDTWAPDFDGEIPTEDVIGRLQKKQRVHGWSDTPLTQDSFAPFVSLGPVASQIPQISQDTDLIPSVEPADDETDALLLQVFDTFPDISHTYVTDLIARHRDFLALDSGVSANGIDLAFYRDAVYEEILAQKSYPKQDNENGKRKREESHSSENGWESDKTHQTNAHIYSEAAAAVLANEFPYIPIQYVKKILREKERLYHAYLALRLDETLVEKRMNPYVRLKNRRNAGSSRILESLPGVITREFNAAKEQAQKLQSDIQKKKEKEEAEKANEEEHTRIGNLIECQCCYSDVPANRCLPCEGIEIHFFCFTCIRKSADTQIGLMKYTLQCFDVSGCQAPFARSELREVLGSLVMDKLDSLEQEDEIQKAGLEGLEDCPFCSFKAVLPPVEEDREFRCESSSCRVTSCRLCKEKSHIPMTCEELRKDKGLSERHQVEEAMSKALIRKCPKCQVQIVKEFGCNKMTCTKCHTLMCYICQKDITKDSYRHFKPGGCPQDDMNTQYNEVLKAERTAIDKILAENPEITEEQIRVGHVKSQRYQRRYTAGAPMFPAGAPMYPPDYFLHPGLFGVYHGQMARNLTQNAAQLGYYGQPEQEGIADRRAAPAFTTNQEDGQVGNPAQQHTRRAQYEPFQGLHHNLYLQPNAATHVPVPVHGREYPPWARFDGRNAQYDMFQPEPQQRQTRNPEPLAARYMYDFS